A genomic region of Carassius carassius chromosome 27, fCarCar2.1, whole genome shotgun sequence contains the following coding sequences:
- the LOC132107288 gene encoding glycoprotein integral membrane protein 1-like, with product MASTWKMRLAVVYLSILFVLANAQSKQITKETVVLNVTAVSVTNQTKYSVQIRLNIGLLDNETFINGALLKPSEVTRMTCPALLLDGSNVSSSNLADGLVNSELRLMLNQSYVQSDAGEQILLLVLSQEIIQLADEKVQQPDVCEVEILWNQSSEEITQVTNIYPSSRSKLSAIPRESDVLVTNASIRYTVEDQVLTTSHYLLKHAETTQEEIAAPGNLPETPLRMDPDTLYESREEEERTSDSLLLESSLSGSVSSYSAACQWVRGLREKLRHFWSDSIPLFFLIMWVVVVGVAGSAVIIKILDLLFPSCEQRGFFHLNPETLMPDDEKQRLIDNMEGETTEKSILIDK from the exons ATGGCGTCTACATGGAAAATGCGATTAGCGGTTGTTTATTTAAGCATCTTATTTGTCCTGGCCAACGCACAATCGAAACAAATAACCAAG GAAACGGTTGTGTTAAATGTGACAGCGGTTAGTGTAACTAACCAGACTAAGTACAGTGTACAG ATACGTTTAAATATAGGTCTGTTGGACAATGAAACGTTTATTAATGGAGCTCTTCTCAAGCCTTCAGAAGTCACAAGAATGACATGTCCAGCTTTATTGT TGGATGGTTCTAATGTGAGCTCTAGTAATCTGGCGGATGGGTTGGTCAACAGTGAGCTGAGGCTGATGCTCAATCAGTCATATGTTCAGAGTGATGCTGGAGAGCAGATTCTGTTACTCGTCCTGAGTCAGGAGATAATCCAGCTAGCAGATGAAAAG GTCCAGCAGCCAGACGTGTGTGAGGTGGAGATCCTGTGGAACCAGAGCTCCGAGGAGATCACACAGGTGACCAATATTTACCCTTCATCAAGAAGCAAGCTCTCTGCCATCCCACGAGAGAGTGACGTCTTGGTGACTAATGCATCCATACGTTATACAG TTGAAGACCAAGTGCTTACCACCAGCCACTATCTACTCAAACATGCAGAGACCACTCAGGAGGAGATCGCAGCTCCAGGGAACCTTCCTGAAACACCCTTGCGGATGGACCCTGACACTCTGTATGAGTCCAGAGAGGAAGAGGAAAGGACTTCAGATTCCTTACTGCTCGAGTCTTCTCTGAGTGGGTCTGTGTCCTCCTATAGT GCGGCGTGTCAGTGGGTCAGGGGGCTGAGAGAGAAGCTGAGGCACTTTTGGTCTGACTCTATCCCACTCTTCTTCTTGATCATGTGGGTGGTGGTGGTTGGTGTAGCAGGTTCAGCTGTCATCATTAAGATCCTGGATCTTCTGTTCCCCTCCTGTGAACAAAG GGGATTCTTTCATTTGAATCCAGAGACTCTGATGCCAGATGATGAAAAACAGAGGCTAATAGATAACATGGAGggagaaacaactgaaaaaagcatTTTGATAGATAAGTGA
- the LOC132107289 gene encoding tripartite motif-containing protein 16-like produces the protein MQRTNTQRIQEKQKTIEELKQVVNTLKHSAQTAVEHSEKIFTELILSINKRQHEVTQLIRDQERTEVSRAEGLLEQLEQEIADLQTDTELDQHPHTEQHFPFKKLSDSSEYDQSSSMTVNHILFDGLRKSLSDLKQHFEDFCQEEISNIISDVVRIQILPLTRIRNHFKQYFCSFTLDPNTAVEDLILSENNRQMTSSGHLGIYKFPYKVFCKESVFGRCYWEVEWSGRCVHISVSYKETSGRGKGLVGTFGNNNTSWSLQCFPKPVFWHKSIKTEISRPLSSRVGVFVDYSAGTLSFYSVSETVTLLHRVQTTFTQPLYPGFWFSASGSGDLLNLDNSNTSVFSSVKLCDP, from the exons ATGCAGAGAACAAACACGCAGAGAATCCAggagaaacagaaaacaataGAGGAGCTGAAACAGGTTGTGAACACACTGAAG CACTCTGCTCAGACAGCAGTGGAGCACAGTGAGAAGATCTTCACTGAGCTCATCCTGTCTATCAATAAAAGACAGCATGAGGTGACACAGCTGATCAGAGATCAGGAGAGGACTGaagtgagtcgagctgaaggaCTCCTGGAGCAGCTGGAGCAGGAGATTGCTGACCTCCAGACAGACACAGAGCTGGATCAACATCCACACACAGAGCAACATTTTCCTTTTAAG AAACTCTCCGATTCTTCTGAATATGATCAGTCATCCAGTATGACTGTTAATCATATTCTGTTTGATGGACTGAGGAAATCTCTCTctgatttaaaacaacattttgaagATTTTTGTCAGGAGGAGATCAGTAATATCATCTCTGATG TGGTAAGAATTCAGATTTTACCATTAACCAGAATCAGGAATCACTTTAAACAAT ATTTTTGTAGCTTTACCCTTGATCCCAACACAGCAGTTGAAGACCTCATCCTCTCTGAGAACAACAGACAGATGACATCCTCTGGGCATTTAGGGATTTATAAGTTCCCCTACAAGGTGTTTTGCAAGGAGAGTGTGTTTGGACGCTGCTATTGGGAGGTGGAGTGGAGCGGGAGATGTGTGCATATATCAGTCTCATATAAAGAAACGAGTGGCAGAGGAAAGGGATTAGTTGGAACGTTCGGAAACAACAACACATCTTGGAGTCTGCAGTGTTTTCCCAAGCCTGTTTTCTGGCATAAGAGCATTAAAACAGAGATCTCAAGACCTCTGTCCTCTAGGGTGGGTGTGTTTGTGGACTACAGTGCAGGGACTCTGTCTTTCTACAGTGTCTCTGAAACAGTGACCCTCTTACACCGcgtccagaccacattcactcaaCCCCTGTATCCTGGGTTTTGGTTCAGCGCATCAGGTTCTGGAGATCTGCTTAATCTAGACAACTCAAACACCAGTGTGTTCTCCTCAGTGAAACTGTGTGATCCATAA